CGGCCATCAACAAGAAGAGGATCACAGCGCAGCGCGCCTACCGACAGAAGATCGACCAAGACGGCATCGTCGTGGGATCAAGCCCCGCCCTGCTCGAAGTGTTCGAGAACATCCACCACGCGAACCTAATGGACGGCGCCGCTGCTGTCCTGCTCCTCGGCGAGCGCGGCACCGGCAAGACCCACATCGCGAAGTTGCTCCATGTGTCGAGCGGCCGCGCGAGCAAGGCCTTCGTGGAGCGCAACGCGGGCGGGGCCGGCGGCGACCTGAACATCCAGCGCGGCGAGTGGATCGGCTACGGCAAGAATCACGGCGTCCAGGGGATCGATCGCAACGGCAAGGCCGGTCACATGATGGCGGCCAACGGGGGCACGCTCTTCGTCGATGAGCTCGCCGAGCTGTCGAGCGACCTGCAGGTGATCTTCCTGTCGGTGCTCGAGGGGCGCCCGGTCGAAAAGGTCGGTGGCGAGAGCGTCACCCCCAACGTCCGGTGCATTTTCGCGACGAACGCCGACCTGGACAAGGCGGTCGCAGACCGCACGCTGCGCGCCGACCTGCTCGACCGGATCACGGTGAGGATCACCATCCCGCCGCTGCGCGACCGTCGCGGCGACATCCTGCTGCTCGCGAGGCACTTCGCCGGGGAGCATCGCGTGACCGACCGCTGCCTGGTCGGCCTACTGCGCCACGACTGGCCGGGCAACGTCCGAGACCTGCAGAAGGAGATGGAGCGCGCGGTGGCCAAGAAGACCGCCGAGGGCGCCGCCGCCGTCGATCTCTCGCACACGGGACTCCCGGCCGCCCTCGTCTCTGCGGTCGAGGCTCTCGACGAGGACTCCTGCAAGCGTGAGCTGTGGACGCTGGCTGACGAGATCGCGCAGGCCGAAGGCTTCGAGCGGCGCGACGGGCTGCAGAAGCGCGCCGGCGAGATCATGGGCGTCGGCGAGGCCCAGGCGTCGAAGATGTACAAGGCGTTCGGGCTCGCCGGCGCCGGGGACACCGCCGCCGTGAGCATGGCATGAACCTCCCTGCGAGCCATCGAGAGCCCAACAGCGTGCCATCACCGCTCCGGCAGCGGGCCGTGACCGGTCCACTCGGCCGCCGCACCGGCCCAACGGGCACGTTGATCGCTCCACCTGCCTGACCGACTTTCCTGGACCCGCTCCAGACTTTCCTCACGAGCTGCCAGGCTTTCCCCGCCGGTTCGGGACGCGGCTAACATGCCGTAATTGCTTCGCTTCGATCCTCGGCACGGTCGTTGCGCAAGCAACCCTCCGACGAAGCCGGTGACCGGCGGGAAGAACCGCGAGGCACCCTGGGTCAAACGCCCGAGGACCTCCCCCGCAATCACAGCGCCGGCGAGGAGGTCCACGATGGCATCGACCGACGAAGCTCCCCTGTCCGCCCCTGGCCAAAGCGCCCCCCGAAGAATCGCATGAAGGGCTGTCCCAGCTCGGCGATCGAGACCGCGTTTCCTCATCAGAAGCGCCCGCGTCCCCGTCCGCGACAGTCGCGGCTTTGGAGATCCGCGGGCCAGAGGAGGAACGCGTGATGACGAACACCACTCACCCCATTGGATCTGCCAGGGCTGCGCTGCGCGACGCGGTGCTCGCCATCGGCGGCGTGATCGCGGTCAGGCAGCCGGGCGACGAGCTCGTGGAGGCGGTCGCCTGCGCCCTCGGCGCGGTCGTGCGCCGACACCTCTCTCCGGGCGCCGGTATGTCCGAGACCATGAGCGCCGTCTCCCGGCTCAGGCCGCACCCAGTCATCGCCGAGCTGCTCGCCCAGATCGAGAAGCCCCGCGCGAGCACGAAGCCCATCACGACACCGGTGTTCGGCGAGGACGACTGGCAGAGGGTGCCCGGGCTCCTGCGGCGCTGGGAGGTCGAGCAGGTCCTCGACGAGGACCATGACCTCCACGTCGAGGCCGCAGGCAATTGCGAGGACGGCACGAGCCTGTTCGCCGCCTACGCGCGCTCGCGCGAGCCGAGGAGGGACGACCGATGAGCCCGACGCGAACGAAGCGCGCGCTGTCGCCGGCGCGGCAGCAGCTCGTGGTGCTGATGCAGGAGGTCAACTTCGGCCGGATCGAGGGGCTCCCCGTGATCGAGGGTGAGCCCGTGCTTGAGCCGCCGCCGCGCGTCCTGCGCGACTTCCTCCTCGGCAAGACCAACGCGCCGCACGCGGCGCGCAGCAGGGACGACTTCGCCCTGAAGGAACAGGTGATCGAGCTCTTCGACCTCTTCGACCGGGAGCGGTCGGTCACGGTCGAGAGCCTCGTGGTGCAGAACGGATTGCCCGTCCGCATGACCGTCGCGGATGGGGCCCGGGTCACCTGACCCGGCTCAGGGACGGTCAGTAGCACCAGACAACGAACCGGCCGCAAAGCGGAGGTCGTTGTGGGTGTCGCCAGGACTGGCGCACTCGCAACGCCCCGCTCTCGCGTGGCTCCGCTCCGGCTCTGGCTGACACCCATCGGCGACTTCCCCCGCGGCCCGCGAGGGCCCGATGGGAAGAGACAACAGGTACGAGGGACTCGATGAATACGCGGTCAAGATCATCCGGCACAAGGCGCGCCAGCTCGTGGGGCGAGCGGGCCTCGTGGCGGCTGACCGCGACGACCTCGAGCAGGACATGGTGATGGATCTGCTGCGCCGCCTGCCGCGCTTCGATCCGTCGAAGGCCAAACGCGAGACCTTCATATCGCGGATCGTCGAGCACCGCGTCGCCACGATCATCGAGACGCAGAAGGCCGGGCTGCGGGACTACCGCTGCAACGCCGGCTCCCTGGATGAGCGGCGTGCCGACGAAGGTGGAGGAACCGGCGATATGCCTCCGGTCCTCGATCAGGACAGCTATCGCCGCGAGACGTTGGGGACAGCCCGCCAGGATGAGGATCTCCGAGACTTGCGCCGGGACATAGCGATGGTCGTCGAGGATCTGCCCTCCGACCTCCGGGAGCTTTGCCGGCGGCTCCTGACCTCGACGGTGAGCGAGGTGTCGCGGGAGACCGGTGTCCCGCGCGGGACCATCTACGAGTCGGTCCAGAAGCTGCGCAGCCGCTTCGAGAAGGGGGGGCTCGCCGCCTATCTCGACGGCGCCGACACATCTCGCCGAGCGCCTGTAGGTAACCGCTGAACGGCGATGAGCCCCTGGAGCCAACGGAGACGAAAGATGAGCCAGGACGTCTACCGATACAGCTTTGACGAGAAGACCTCGCTGACCGAGGTCCGTGACTCTCTGATGCTGGCCGTGCTCTCGGCCGAGGGCATCCACGGCCGGGCCAAGGTCCGGCTCGATGCGGCCTTCTACCTCGACGAGAAGAAGCGCGCGTGCGTGGTCGACGCGGCCACGCCCGTCGGCCAGACAGTCGCCCAGATCTTCACCGGGCTCCTCACGCGGGAGTTCGGCGAGGACGCCTTCACCGTGGAGCGGCTCACTGCGCCTCCCGAGGCCCGGTCCGGCGCCGTCGAGGGGAGCGAGCGATGAGCGAGCGCAGGACTTCCACGTACTCCATGTGGAGCCTCTTTCGGAACTGCCGCAAGGCAGCCCACTGGCGGTACGTGCTCGAGCTCGTGCCGCTGGAGAAGGACCGGAACCTCTCTTTCGGCTCGCTCATCCACACGTGCCTGGAGACGTGGCACCTCTCGCGCGACCTCGGCGCGGCTCTCGATCACGTCGACCGCGCCTGCGCCAACCGAGCCCAGGAAGAGGAGCAGCGCCGGGTTTGGCACATCGCGACCGCGATGATGCGCGGCTACGCGGCGCGCTACCCCATCGAGGAACTGGAGGTCGTCGCGCTCGAGAAGTCCTTCGAGGGCGAGATCATCAACCCCGCCACCGCCGCCTCGAGTCGCAGCTTCACGCTGGCCGGCAAGGTGGACGGCATCGTCCGTGTGCCCGGGGGCAGCGGAGCAGAGCACTTCCTGCTCGAGCACAAGACCGCGTCGGCCCTCGATGCCGGCTACCTCGAGCGGCTCTGGACCGACTTCCAGATCACGCTCTACGCCCACTACGTTGAGCAGGCCCTCGGCATCCACGTCGACGGCGTGCTCTACAACGTCCTGGTCAAGGCCCGCCTGCAGCAGGGCACCGGCGAGACGGAGGTCGAGTTCGAGGCGCGGCGCGAGGCGCTGCTCGCCAAGTCGAAGACCGGCAAGACCTCGGCCAAACGCAAGCTGCCCGAGACCGACGAGGAGTTCCAGGCGAGGCTCGCCGCCAAGTACGCCGACCCTGGGATGTTCCACCGCGAGCTGCTCTACGTCTCGCGCGAGCAGATCGACACCCTGCGCACCGAGCTGTGGGAGCTGACGCAGGTGTTCCTCGACGCCCGGCGCCGAGACGTCTGGTACCAGAACACCTCGTTCTGCTTCCAGTACGGCCGGCCCTGCCCGTACTTCGCGCTCTGCCGCTCGGGCGGGAGCCCCAACGTCATCGAGAACTTCTACGAGCGCCGCCCTCCGCACGAGGAGCTGCGTGAAGGCTCGCCGTCGCCCGAGGAGGGGCCGGCGTTCTGAACCCCAAACCAGAGGAGGACGAGAAACCATGCTACCGAGCCAGAAGACGCCACCCAAGACGACCCTCACGGACCTGACGGTCCTGGTCTACGGGCCGAGCAAGATCGGCAAGTCGACCTGGTGCTCGCAGGCCGAGGGAGCGCTGTTCCTCGCCACCGAGGCGGGGCTCAACAACCTGGAGGTGTTCCAGGCGCCGATCGGCACCTGGGACGAGCTGCTCGTCGCCTGCAAGGAGATCGCGGAAGGCCAGCACCCCTACCAGACGATCATCATCGACACCGTCGACAACGCCTACCGAATGTGCGCCGAGCACGTCTGCCAGAAGTTCAAGATCGAGCACGAGAGTGACCTCGGCTACGGCAAGGGCTACGCGCTCATCAACAACGAGTTCTACCGCGTCCTGAACAAGCTCTCGCTGCTGCCCCACGGCCTCTTCCTTGTGTCCCACTCGCAGGAGCGGGAGCTCGAGACGCGGACCGGGAAGCTCACGCGCGTCGTGCCGACCCTGCCGGACAAGGCCCGGAAGATCGTCCTCGGCATGGTGGACGTGATCCTCTTCTGCGACCTGGAGGTCACGACCGGCGCCGACGGCAAGGCGGTGTCGCGACGCGTGGTGCGGACCAAGCCGAGCATGCACTACGAGGCCGGCGATCGCACGGGACGGCTGCACGAGGTGATCGACCTCGACTTCCGCAAGTTCGTCGAGGCCTACGCGGCGGGTCCGTCGGGGAGAGCCGCGCCCGCAACGCCCCCTGCCCCCAACAACCAGACCCCCGCCACGCCGCCCCAGACGGCGCCGGCGACGGCAAAGCCCCGCGCGGCGGCCAGCCGGTAACCCAGGAGCCACAAGGAGAAGAACACCATGACCTACCCCCGTAACCCAGGCGAAGACGACGGCCCCGAGGTCGATCTCACCCAGCTCGACGACGCGTTCAAGGACGCCCCGGTCGAGGAGCGCGAGTTCGACCCGGTCCCGGACGGCAAGTACCAGGTCAACGTCGAGAAGGTGGAGATCACCACGGCGAGGTCCTCGGGCAACCCGATGCTGAAGTGGACGCTGCGCATCCTCGCGCCGCGCTTCCGCGGCCGGATGCTGTGGCGGAACAACGTCATGGCGACCCGCGAGAACCTCAAGTGGCTGAAGAACGACCTGCACACCTGCGGCCTCGACCTGCAGAAGCTCTCGGACCTGCCCGCCAACCTCGACCGGCTGCTCGACGTGAAGCTCGAGGTGACCAAGCGGACCAAGGGCGACAACGAGAACGTGTACCTCAACCGGCGCATCGTGCTCGACGGCGCCGCCGGCAGCACAGGAGACGGCCATGCCCAAGGCTTCGCCGGGGACGACGAAATCCCCTTCTAGCGCGGAGCGCGTCAAGGTCGTCGCCGATACGCGGGAGCAGGAGCCCTACGCGTTCGACCCCGACGTGATCGAGGTGGTCCGCCGGGCCCTGCCTGCCGGCGACTACTCGCTGCCGGGCTACGAGGCGTCGATAGCCGTCGAGCGCAAGACCCTCGCCGACTACGTGTCCTCGGTGATCCGCGGCCGTGACCGCTTCCTGCGCGAGTTGCGGGCGCTGGCCGAGTACGACCTCG
Above is a window of Pseudomonadota bacterium DNA encoding:
- a CDS encoding sigma 54-interacting transcriptional regulator is translated as MTAARALPPNHSKSPAALRLVASSRVPTTVAQASKVLKQPVTDLSELDDAVLNEFGLPLWPSLTAAREGDKVVITNHGVGAALAVTARLAGQLQGVDGAAAPVDIISGAAVALPVSGGATALDVTFEKHGGKRRVTVPISGEARTTDSPDNVRVLHTAINKKRITAQRAYRQKIDQDGIVVGSSPALLEVFENIHHANLMDGAAAVLLLGERGTGKTHIAKLLHVSSGRASKAFVERNAGGAGGDLNIQRGEWIGYGKNHGVQGIDRNGKAGHMMAANGGTLFVDELAELSSDLQVIFLSVLEGRPVEKVGGESVTPNVRCIFATNADLDKAVADRTLRADLLDRITVRITIPPLRDRRGDILLLARHFAGEHRVTDRCLVGLLRHDWPGNVRDLQKEMERAVAKKTAEGAAAVDLSHTGLPAALVSAVEALDEDSCKRELWTLADEIAQAEGFERRDGLQKRAGEIMGVGEAQASKMYKAFGLAGAGDTAAVSMA
- a CDS encoding DUF669 domain-containing protein, with translation MTYPRNPGEDDGPEVDLTQLDDAFKDAPVEEREFDPVPDGKYQVNVEKVEITTARSSGNPMLKWTLRILAPRFRGRMLWRNNVMATRENLKWLKNDLHTCGLDLQKLSDLPANLDRLLDVKLEVTKRTKGDNENVYLNRRIVLDGAAGSTGDGHAQGFAGDDEIPF
- a CDS encoding PD-(D/E)XK nuclease family protein, producing MSERRTSTYSMWSLFRNCRKAAHWRYVLELVPLEKDRNLSFGSLIHTCLETWHLSRDLGAALDHVDRACANRAQEEEQRRVWHIATAMMRGYAARYPIEELEVVALEKSFEGEIINPATAASSRSFTLAGKVDGIVRVPGGSGAEHFLLEHKTASALDAGYLERLWTDFQITLYAHYVEQALGIHVDGVLYNVLVKARLQQGTGETEVEFEARREALLAKSKTGKTSAKRKLPETDEEFQARLAAKYADPGMFHRELLYVSREQIDTLRTELWELTQVFLDARRRDVWYQNTSFCFQYGRPCPYFALCRSGGSPNVIENFYERRPPHEELREGSPSPEEGPAF
- a CDS encoding sigma-70 family RNA polymerase sigma factor — its product is MGRDNRYEGLDEYAVKIIRHKARQLVGRAGLVAADRDDLEQDMVMDLLRRLPRFDPSKAKRETFISRIVEHRVATIIETQKAGLRDYRCNAGSLDERRADEGGGTGDMPPVLDQDSYRRETLGTARQDEDLRDLRRDIAMVVEDLPSDLRELCRRLLTSTVSEVSRETGVPRGTIYESVQKLRSRFEKGGLAAYLDGADTSRRAPVGNR
- a CDS encoding ERCC4 domain-containing protein → MPKASPGTTKSPSSAERVKVVADTREQEPYAFDPDVIEVVRRALPAGDYSLPGYEASIAVERKTLADYVSSVIRGRDRFLRELRALAEYDLGCVVVEGSLEDIAAHRYRSDASPSAILGATVSIIVDHDVPVFFCGDRQHACRFAE
- a CDS encoding ATP-binding protein, with product MLPSQKTPPKTTLTDLTVLVYGPSKIGKSTWCSQAEGALFLATEAGLNNLEVFQAPIGTWDELLVACKEIAEGQHPYQTIIIDTVDNAYRMCAEHVCQKFKIEHESDLGYGKGYALINNEFYRVLNKLSLLPHGLFLVSHSQERELETRTGKLTRVVPTLPDKARKIVLGMVDVILFCDLEVTTGADGKAVSRRVVRTKPSMHYEAGDRTGRLHEVIDLDFRKFVEAYAAGPSGRAAPATPPAPNNQTPATPPQTAPATAKPRAAASR